The Aedes albopictus strain Foshan chromosome 1, AalbF5, whole genome shotgun sequence genomic interval gagcatcgggtctGACCgatgatggagaacggcagccacgaaacgtgtattatggagaaatattgttgattcagttttatctttaatgaattccaaaagtctctctacctggtgttcattgattacgaaaaagctttcgaccgtcttaatcacggaaacatgtgggaagccctcaggcgcaagggtctccctgaaaaaatcatcggcctcattgaagcacagtacagggcaaattttcgtgcagagtactgcacaacggtgttttgtccgatcccatccgggtcgttgctggagtgaggcaatcgTATATTATTTGTGCattgtggcctcacaattggatctccaacgtggagctccatcgtcaatgtcatcaaaagccgatagcgacataaattcgggagcgaaagtggaggtgggtcggcaacactctacgcaggggagggaacgaaatctgcaaacacgCGTTCGATTGGAACAcagcaggacattgcagcagaggcctactcagaggctcatggcggcgcagtctcaataaggaaataaaggaagtcgatagaaattagacctggccacaggtctagacgatggctggcaatcgcccaggatggatctTCAATTCGGCCCTTTGCAGGATACCTTCAAGAtagtggagaaattcgtctaccaCATGAGTCGTGAACGAGGATATTTATTTAGGCCTAAGTCTGATCTTTAAAGTAAGGAAGTAACGCTTTGAACTtcagtggaactattgataaacagtaaaaaaaaactatcgatTTACAACTTTTTTCGTAAACGCTTTCTTggtatagaaatagtcgttcataGTCGTATGAAGGAAAAATTAAAGCCTTTTATGGACTACGTATCTAAGTATTGCAAATAAAATCGAAAGGATGTTCTCTATAACAAAAACAATGCGCAGAATAATCAACGCAAATTCCCTTTATTGAACACCAGAAACTATTGCACTTGCCGCATCGAGACTTGGCACTTGTGGTGCGGACACGGTCCCCATGACGGGTGGCGGACCCAGATCCACCTGCTGTACCGGAGGTTCATGTTCCGCAGTGATATGCCGTTCCAGCGATGCGTGGTCGACGAACTTCCTCCGACAGCGCTTGCACTCGTATGGACTCTCCCTTAGGTGATGATTGCGGATGTGAGCCTTCATGCCCTCCTTGTAAGTGAACAGCTTTCCGCAGAATTCGCAGGCGTAGTTCTGCTCGTTCCGGTGCAGTTTCATATGTTGCGTTAGATTGTTTTTATGCAGAAAGTATTTGCCACAGATGTCGCACTTGTGCTCCCGGATCTTGGTATGGACCACGTAATGAACCTTCAGCTGGGATTCGTTGACGAACTTCAGGTCGCAGCGATCGCACTTGACGTCTTTGAAGTGGTTCTTCAGGTGGTTGTTGATCTTCATGACCGTTTTGGTGTAGGATTTTCCACATAGTTTGCAGGTGTAGATTTTATCTTGGCCTGGCTCTTGGGTTACGGTGTAATGCCCACTCCAGTCTTTGTGTGGCTTGTAGTTTGCATTGGTGTTGTGAATTCTCTTATGCAGGCCTAGATTACCGGCTGTGTAGAACTTCATAGGGCAGAGATTGCATTCGTAGGTTTTCTCGCTCATGTGCATTTTCAAATGAGAGTTGTAGCTATCCAGCGAATGCACCACTCGATCGCATATATTACACTCGAAGCGCTGGGATTTCTGATGAACCCTCGCTATGTGATCTTTCAGTTTGCCCTTACGATGGAAGATCCTGTCACAGTGTTCGCACGGTAGATTTTGTCGGTGATCGCGCATGTGGCTCTTAAGAGCCGATATCGATTTGCATACTTTTCCACATTCGCTACATTTGGACGGACAAGGAGCACTTTCCCCCAAATGGAAGCTTTTGACGTGATAATCTCTAGCGCGATCGTCACAATACCGTCGATCGCAGTACTGGCACTTCATTGGTTGGgcatgcattttcaggtgatagTTTAGGGAGCGAACACTTTTTATAACTACGGTTTCCATCGTACAAGCCGAACAATGATACGGCGTACGATCCAGGTGTGTCGTCAAATGCTCCAATAAGGCTTTCGCAGACCCCAGAGACTGGCTACGACAGATGTAACATTTGTGGTCGTTCAACTTCGGACGATCGGGATCGTCGTCTTCGAACTTGGGTGCACGTGACGGATTCCTCTTTCCAGAAGATAAAACGGAAATTTTAGTCACTCGTTCCTTTCGGCTAACACGGATAGATTTCCGAACAACTTTTGGTTTGGTCTCACTTGGTTCATAATCAGAACCAGGATAGTCATCTTCCCCGGAAATAGCACTTGCTTCCGCTTGAATGCTATCAACAAAGTTATCATCGTTAATCTGATCCGGCTTATCTTGTCGAGCCTCATTATCTGTTATTGCTACCAACTCTATAcgaatttgttctatttttattgCTTCTGATTCGTTGCCTTCGTTACTTAACTGTTTCATCGGTTCTATGTTACAATCAGGTTCATTAATCCTTACTATATCGTGTGGAATAGACACTTCTTCATGTTTATACTCAAGTGGTTCAGTCTGGTAAAATTCTGCTTTGGTTTCGTTGGATTCTTTGGACTTTAGAATCTCATCCAGTTTTCCTGAGGATTGTGCCACGCTGTCAAAGGTGTTATAAGAAAGAATTTTAGGGTGGTACACGTTAGGTGGAATATGCGTACGTCCTTCATATGCATGATTCCATTGACTTTATGTAAGATGCAATCAATAGGTTATTGTTATAATTATGAATCAATAAAACAATACCTAACAATTATATAACTGTCCGACTGTCCAATATCTCAAAAGCTCCCAGAGAGATCCCACGAGAAATTTCGTAAAATTTGAGGAAAATCTGCTCATGTTGACGCGTGCCCGCTACCGTCATCTACTCAGTTATTTTCGAAACACAGCAAAAtttgcattgggcgattatgattTTGTGACGATGGTTTGATTGATGGTTTGATTTCTTCGAAGTGATAGGTCTGTTGGGCTGtcgtatcacagacaaacaaacgtaacactcttcaaaacgacttggtacatgcatttaacgatcaattcaaatttcatttgatttgcgctatccttccagatgcgctagtgttcgatcgctttgacgttcgcCAGTGTACAcgctgctgaatgatgcaaacgaaatgtacaggcgctttgtttagtagtgtgcgtgttaaatAAAtgccaaatcgaaatccatcatggccgcagtgtcgcgcgcggttctaccaacaggtggcagtgtgctcatgaaaaagacaccgggcaaaagattTTGAGTAGTTTTCATTAAgagctacgtctgtttgtctgtggtcgtatatttctaagaggaattccacaagaagcaTTCGTGGAATAACTTCtggaaaactcctgtagaaatcctggcAAATAATAACAATTGAGACGCTATGTTTGTCACGTATAGCATCAAATTGAGGtttggggatgaaccagcctcgggctgaaaatctctttaataaaactaataataataaaagcaTTAAATTTGATGCTTTGTTCTGGTTTGTggctatttattcattttttttatttatttatgttaatAATCCATCCGACAAAAGTCTACATGAATAAGTTAGTTGGTAAATAAAAACAAGAAACATTACAATAAAACTTAACGAATTAAAAATtacatcttcatcttcttcttcggagAGCATTGCGTAGCTGGTTTAAACTTCTGGCAAACTCAAACACGGATTCTGCCTCCAAAAACGCGCTAATCATCGCTGCCAGTGGCGCATGGTAACCATAGGCAGTACGATGGTACCTGATTTGCAGCAACAAAGAATTCCGTACCCACCTTTGAGGAACTCGGAAGTCCAATTGCGCAAGTATTTCCGGGCAATCTACTTCACCATTCAGGAGCTTTGCTACAAATATTGCCTGTCGTATCGTCCTCCTACGCTCCAAAGAATCTAAATCTAATAGTGGACATCTGTCCAAATATGGTGGCAAATTCGTCGGATCTCGCCAGGGAAGATTTCGCAAAGCCATTCTCAGAAATCGCTTTTGTACCCGTTCAAGTCGAAGAATCCACGTGACTTCATACGGCTATGTCTAACGTGACCAACCGTTTAAGTTAAGTTGTCCCAATAGGACAACTCTCCGTGTTTTGAACCTTTTGAAAGCATTTTCCAATATTGTACTTACCATTCAGCTGGGACATTATCCAAATCATCTTCTTCAAGCAGCGGGTCAACCGCTCTCAAAATTTTACTCCTAAGCTGCCGATCGttttcccggaactcttccagattAGACTGGATTCGTATCAGGGTGGTGGCACAAGGTTTACAAATGTTGCACGGAAGCCCATCTCCTTCGGTCACGTCAATCCGGACGACTTCCCTGATGATGTCCAGCAATCGCTCCCGTTTGTACGCCCTGAAGATTGGCCGGACCCGGGTCTTTTCCGAAGAACACATACGACAAACTTTGTCCAGTTTCATTGTAGTTTACTGTTTAGTGCATTTTGAAGTCTGAAAAAAgtcgaatttatgaaaaaaaaaaaacaaaaaaaagatatGTTTTAATTCATACCTACGTGATGCTACGCACCAAGAGATACCTAAATAGCGTAAATATAAACACAAGGATCTCCAGCCCCAGGCTTTGCGTCCCAGATGCGCATCAAAAGCCACTCACTAATAGGGTGGCCATGTGAAAAGATATAAAAAGATAAAGAACATATTGAAGGGATTAAAATTTAATAAATACCTATTTGCATTACATATA includes:
- the LOC109621629 gene encoding zinc finger protein 658 isoform X1; its protein translation is MKLDKVCRMCSSEKTRVRPIFRAYKRERLLDIIREVVRIDVTEGDGLPCNICKPCATTLIRIQSNLEEFRENDRQLRSKILRAVDPLLEEDDLDNVPAECVAQSSGKLDEILKSKESNETKAEFYQTEPLEYKHEEVSIPHDIVRINEPDCNIEPMKQLSNEGNESEAIKIEQIRIELVAITDNEARQDKPDQINDDNFVDSIQAEASAISGEDDYPGSDYEPSETKPKVVRKSIRVSRKERVTKISVLSSGKRNPSRAPKFEDDDPDRPKLNDHKCYICRSQSLGSAKALLEHLTTHLDRTPYHCSACTMETVVIKSVRSLNYHLKMHAQPMKCQYCDRRYCDDRARDYHVKSFHLGESAPCPSKCSECGKVCKSISALKSHMRDHRQNLPCEHCDRIFHRKGKLKDHIARVHQKSQRFECNICDRVVHSLDSYNSHLKMHMSEKTYECNLCPMKFYTAGNLGLHKRIHNTNANYKPHKDWSGHYTVTQEPGQDKIYTCKLCGKSYTKTVMKINNHLKNHFKDVKCDRCDLKFVNESQLKVHYVVHTKIREHKCDICGKYFLHKNNLTQHMKLHRNEQNYACEFCGKLFTYKEGMKAHIRNHHLRESPYECKRCRRKFVDHASLERHITAEHEPPVQQVDLGPPPVMGTVSAPQVPSLDAASAIVSGVQ